TGTACCCTGTTTTCATGCTGTTGACTGGATAAAACAGGAGTTCTTGCAGCAGTCTGTTGTTGAGGTAAAGGCAGCAGTTTCCCTTCATTTCTCCTGCTTATTTACTAGTTTATTGACCACTGATGTTAGGTGTGCATTCTGCTGTGCAGTCAAATCCTGAATATAGGTATGGTCAAGAAGAAGCAATTTGAGTTTCATGTAGAACTTTTCTTTACATCCatttaggacaagaggaaatggcctcaagttgcaccaggggaggtttagattgggtgttaggaaaaaattctttactgaaagggttgtcaggcattggaacaggctgcccagggaaatggtggagtcaccatccctggaggtgttcaaaaaacgcgtagATGTagcacttcaggacgtggtttagtgggcatggtggtattgggttgacggttggactcggtgatcttaaaggtcttttccaacctaaacgattctatgattcttcttgGCATTCAATTTCCTACTGGTCCCATTTCTTCTAGGTCCTTTTATCTACGCGGATATCTTGGACTACAAGAATTTACGTGAGATAGTGGTGAATAATCGGATAACTTGGCTGTTTCACTATAGCGCTTTACTCAGTGCTGTTGGAGAAGCAAATGTCCCTTTGGCCAGAGCTGTAAATATTACTGGTATGTGACAAGGGTTTCAAGTTCCTGACTCCTACAGAGGCTTGAGAAAGTGCAGTGTATGTTCTGATAAATCCTGTTGTTTGTTCTAGGTTTACACAATGTTCTGGATATTGCGGCTGAGCATAATTTGAGACTCTTTGTTCCAAGTACTATTGGAGCCTTTGGACCCACCTCTCCTCGAGATCCAACTCCTGATCTCTGCATTCAGAGACCAAGGACAATCTATGGAGTCTCCAAGGTTCATGCGGAGCTCATGGGAGAAgtgagaattttttattttatttatttcatgaaaGTTCTGAGACAACTTCATTGCTTTTGTAAGATTCCTCACTGCAGTGTTCTTTTCcccattctttccttccttcaggCTTTAGTACTCAATAGTAGTCTGAGACAGCTCTTAAGGACAAGTATCTTTTGAGTTTTGTTTGAAAAAGTACAAAGAATTGGAAGCTGGCAAACATCTAACTTCCAATATAATTTCTTTCCCCGGTTCTTTTGACTTTGGCCTCTGTGCCTCATCTGCCAATATGAATGGCATTGCATAAATGACAGTGTGCAAAACCTTGTGAAAATATGCTAGACAGTGATGACTTTGGGCTGCCCTGTCCCGTCCCATCCGTCCCCGCCCCCGGCCCCAACCTCCCCAAAAACCCAACTCTAAAGTCAAAGCTGTGGGAGTCTGTATGTGCACaacttctctttcagctttgGAGTTTTATATAAACATAACATTGTTAAAGCTGGTATTTTTACATAGTCTCCTCACACTTGAAATTTGGGAAGGACAGTGGCAGGTCTGAAGGCTGTATTAACCTGAAATGTCTCACAAACTTaggaattttctgtttctgaacactAGATCTAGCTAGACCCTACATTAGAAGCCAGTCCATATCAAGAATCCATATCTGCCGATGTGGATGAAAACTAGAAAAGGGTAAGCAGAGAGCTCAGCTACCTGACAGGGAATGGAGACTGTTCGGTAGTTCCATTTCTTTCATCCCTGTCGTGGGATGGCTACAGAATGAAGGTTCATCCTGTGGCAGATTTTTCCCATTAAATCAATGAGTTGTGTGGCCTTGTCTTGGTGCGTAAAGCTAtgtttctctcctccctctgtAGTACTACCATTACCGGTATGGCCTAGACTTCCGCTGCCTGAGGTATCCAGGAATTATATCTGCTGACTCTCAGCCTGGTGGGGGAACAACTGGTAAGTGACTTGTGCATAGTTCTCAGTATTACAGCAAAAACATAAGCCAATACAgtaatttttactgtatttgtagAAATTTAATCTGTGGGCGTATAGAGCATCAGTGTAGAGATGCTATTTCAACAGTGTTACAACAATACTTTTGTCCACTCTAGCCTAGGGCATAATTTCGTAGCCTTTACATTTAAACAGTATCTGAGAGATTTTAGATTAATTACAGTCGTTGAGaccatttcctttaaaaatattttaaactctgCTGTCTTGCTGCATTGTGCAAATGCTAGAATAGCATCGGGATATTTTGGGATGACTTCTTATGCTCCTACTGTACAGCGTAAATTGTACATGGTTCTGCTGCTAGATTTTAGACGGGAGACTTTGGGGGTGGCCTGAGGATTCTTGACTGTCATGAAGCGAACAATGGATTGAGGTAGATGAGTACACACATCCATTGTTCTTTTCTACAGATTATGCTGTCCAGATTTTCCATGATGCCATAAAGATGGGCAAATTTCAATGCAACCTAAAGCCAGACACTCGTCTCCCTATGATGTATATTGATGACTGTCTGAAAGCGACTCTAGAGGTCATGGAGGCCCCTGCAGAGGCACTGAGCATGAGGACGTACAACATCAGTGCCATGAGTTTCACTCCTGAAGAGCTGGCACAAGAGGTGCAGAAGCATGTTCCTGAGCTCCAAGTGACCTACAATGTGGATGAAGTCAGGCAGGCCATAGGTTAGTATCAGCTTTGGCAGTGGGTAAGAAAAAACGTTAGATTGCTATACGTTAAGGGCGAaacaaagtttcttttctttttaggcaCTTGCAAATTGCTCCTGTACGATTCAAGTCTTACGGTTTGAAATTCAGCTTTAGTAGTTCAAAAGGCCAGTGATGATATGTCTTGAACTTTAAAGAAGTTTTTCTTAAACCTCAtgctctttgtttcttctctcttttcactgCAGCTGACAGCTGGC
This sequence is a window from Harpia harpyja isolate bHarHar1 chromosome 15, bHarHar1 primary haplotype, whole genome shotgun sequence. Protein-coding genes within it:
- the LOC128152064 gene encoding L-threonine 3-dehydrogenase, mitochondrial codes for the protein MPIVKNVSRAVSQLLQSAGCGCGISIVPVRCIGVSPRQVASDASFHSVSFSESDHPRVLITGGLGQLGVGLAKLLRKRFGKNNVILSDIRKPADNVFYSGPFIYADILDYKNLREIVVNNRITWLFHYSALLSAVGEANVPLARAVNITGLHNVLDIAAEHNLRLFVPSTIGAFGPTSPRDPTPDLCIQRPRTIYGVSKVHAELMGEYYHYRYGLDFRCLRYPGIISADSQPGGGTTDYAVQIFHDAIKMGKFQCNLKPDTRLPMMYIDDCLKATLEVMEAPAEALSMRTYNISAMSFTPEELAQEVQKHVPELQVTYNVDEVRQAIADSWPMNFDDRNARRDWGWKHDYDLPELVTTMFSFLGSDSRIAQAN